From the genome of Oncorhynchus kisutch isolate 150728-3 unplaced genomic scaffold, Okis_V2 scaffold179, whole genome shotgun sequence, one region includes:
- the LOC109886675 gene encoding LOW QUALITY PROTEIN: LIM domain-binding protein 1-like (The sequence of the model RefSeq protein was modified relative to this genomic sequence to represent the inferred CDS: inserted 1 base in 1 codon), producing MAMTEQIETGAGCSSKSFKLYSPKEPPNGSSFPPFHPGTMLDRDLGPTPMYHPSYLEPGIGRHTPYGNQTDYRIFELNKRLQNWTEECDNLWWDAFTTEFFEDDAMLTITFCLEDGPKRYTIGRTLIPRYFRSIFEGGATDLYYVLKHPKESFHNNFVSLDCDQCTMVTQNGKPMFTQVCVEGRLYLEFMFDDMMRIKTWHFSIRQHRELIPRSILAMHAQDPQMLDQLSKNITRCGLSNSTLNYLRLCVILEPMQELMSRHKTYSLXPRDCLKTCLFQKWQRMVAPPAEPARQAPNKRRKRKMSGGSTMSAGGGTTTNNNKKKSPASSFPLSSQVPDVMVVGEPTLMGGEFGDEDERLITRLENQQFDAANGIDDEDSFNNSPALGANSPWNNKAPSSQESKSDNPTSQASQ from the exons ATGGCAATGACTGAGCAAATAGAGACTGGAGcag GCTGTTCCTCCAAGTCATTCAAGCTGTACTCTCCGAAGGAGCCCCCCAACGGCAGCTCCTTTCCCCCGTTCCACCCCGGcaccatgctggacagagacctggG CCCAACCCCCATGTACCACCCCTCATACCTGGAGCCTGGAATAGG gAGACACACACCATACGGGAACCAGACAGACTACAGGATATTTGAGCTCAACAAACGGCTACAGAACTGGACAGAG gaaTGTGATAATCTGTGGTGGGATGCATTCACTACAGAGTTCTTTGAGGATGATGCCATGTTGACCATAACCTTCTGTCTGGAGGACGGGCCCAAGAGATACA cGATTGGCCGGACGTTGATCCCGCGGTACTTCCGGAGTATATTCGAGGGGGGCGCCACCGACCTCTACTACGTGTTGAAGCACCCCAAAGAGTCCTTCCACAACAACTTCGTTTCGCTGGACTGTGACCAGTGTACCATGGTTACGCAGAACGGAAAACCCATGTTCAcacag GTGTGTGTGGAGGGTCGTCTGTACCTGGAGTTCATGTTTGACGACATGATGAGGATCAAGACGTGGCACTTCAGCATCCGACAGCACCGTGAACTGATACCACGCAGTATACTGGCCATGCAC GCCCAGGACCCCCAGATGTTAGACCAGCTGTCTAAGAACATCACCAGATGTGGACTGTCAAACTCCACCCTCAACTACCTCCGA cTGTGTGTGATTCTGGAGCCCATGCAGGAGCTGATGTCCAGACACAAGACCTACAGCC AGCCCAGGGACTGTCTCAAGACCTGTCTCTTCCAGAAGTGGCAACGCATGGTGGCCCcgccag ctgAACCAGCCAGACAGGCCCCTAATAAGAGGAGGAAGCGTAAGATGTCAGGCGGCAGCACCATGAGTGCCGGAGGAGgaaccaccaccaacaacaacaagaagaagaGTCCAGCTAGCAGCTTCCCCCTGTCCAGCCAAGTACCA GACGTTATGGTGGTGGGAGAGCCCACCCTGATGGGAGGGGAGTTCGGGGACGAGGACGAGCGCCTGATCACGCGGCTGGAGAACCAACAGTTCGACGCGGCCAACGGCATCGATGACGAGGACAGCTTCAACAACAGCCCCGCGCTGGGCGCCAACTCTCCCTGGAACAACAAGGCCCCATCCAGCCAGGAGAGCAAGAGTGACAACCCTACGTCTCAGGCCTCacagtag